From one Eucalyptus grandis isolate ANBG69807.140 chromosome 9, ASM1654582v1, whole genome shotgun sequence genomic stretch:
- the LOC104418718 gene encoding 40S ribosomal protein S16: MAAPIESVQCFGRKKTAVAVTYCKRGRGLIKINGVPIELVEPEILRFKAYEPILLLGRHRFAGVDMRIRVKGGGHTSQIYAIRQSIAKALVAFYQKFVDEQSKKEIKDILVRYDRTLLVADPRRCEPKKFGGRGARARFQKSYR; this comes from the exons ATGGCGGCGCCCATCGAGTCCGTACAGTGCttcgggaggaagaagacggcCGTCGCCGTGACCTACTGCAAGCGCGGCCGCGGGCTGATCAAGATCAACGGCGTCCCCATCGAGCTGGTCGAGCCGGAGATCCTCCGGTTCAAGGCCTACGAGCCGATCCTCCTCCTCGGCCGGCACCGCTTCGCCGGGGTCGACATGAGGATCCGGGTCAAGGGCGGCGGCCACACCTCGCAGATTTACGCCATCCGCCAGAGCATCGCCAAGGCCCTCGTCGCGTTCTACCAGAAGTTCGTGGACGAGCAGAGCAAGAAGGAGATCAAGGACATCTTGGTCAG GTATGATAGGACTTTGCTCGTGGCTGACCCGAGGAGGTGCGAGCCCAAGAAGTTTGGTGGACGTGGTGCTCGCGCCAGGTTCCAGAAGAGTTACCGTTGA
- the LOC104418721 gene encoding protein ALP1-like, with amino-acid sequence MESRKLAALLSSVVSEILLLLLLLFPSSSPLSLTPNSGPFSSRGFDSFANFFPLITHFLSHHEIAASLSPRSVSRKRKRTHFPEPDPGPAGEDETDGSGSELGGGGGRGVGLGPARSPDSFVGSFKMTASTFEWLAGLLEPLLDCRDPVGSPLNLSPELRLGVGLFRLATGGDHRDVARQFGVSEVASRFCTKQLCRVLCTNFRFWAGFPGPAELESVSRGFEALTGLPNCCGVIDCARFETVADCGPNGTIAAQIVVDSTSRILSVIAGFRGDKGRSRVLRLSSLFKDIEEERLLNSPPVDVKGVNANPYLVGDEGYPLLPWLIVPFANATTGSCQAYFNVAHSLMLTPALKTIASLRNWGVLSRPIKEDFRTTVAYIGACSILHNALLMREDYSALCSELGDSSSHDHQTHRLLDAGSEVSSGQGQVLRDGLATLAKDFHDQSDSFSGRSFSAFVA; translated from the coding sequence ATGGAATCCAGAAAATTGGCAGCTTTACTGTCCTCCGTCGTCTCCGAGATCTTGCTTCTGCTGCTGCTCCTCTTCCCTTCCTCGTCCCCCCTCTCCCTCACCCCCAATTCCGGTCCCTTCTCCTCCCGCGGCTTCGATTCGTTCGCCAACTTCTTCCCCTTGATCACCCATTTCCTGTCTCACCACGAGATCGCCGCCTCCCTGTCTCCCCGGTCGGTTTcgaggaaaaggaagaggacCCACTTCCCGGAACCGGACCCCGGACCCGCCGGCGAGGACGAGACGGACGGCTCCGGCTCGGaactcggcggcggcggcggccggggGGTCGGGCTCGGCCCGGCCCGGAGTCCCGACTCGTTCGTGGGCTCTTTCAAGATGACGGCTTCCACCTTCGAGTGGCTCGCGGGCCTGCTCGAGCCGCTGCTGGATTGCCGCGACCCGGTCGGGTCGCCGCTGAACCTgtcgccggagctccgcctcGGGGTCGGGCTCTTCCGGCTGGCCACCGGTGGCGACCACCGCGACGTGGCTCGCCAGTTTGGAGTCTCGGAGGTGGCCTCCCGGTTTTGCACCAAGCAGTTGTGCCGTGTCCTGTGCACCAATTTCCGGTTCTGGGCGGGTTTCCCGGGGCCGGCCGAGCTCGAATCCGTGTCGAGGGGGTTCGAGGCGCTGACTGGGTTGCCGAATTGCTGCGGTGTGATTGATTGTGCAAGATTTGAGACCGTCGCCGATTGTGGGCCTAATGGTACTATTGCTGCGCAAATAGTCGTCGACTCCACCTCGAGAATTCTGAGTGTCATTGCAGGATTTCGCGGTGATAAGGGCCGGTCACGAGTTCTTCGGCTGTCGAGTTTGTTCAAAGACATCGAGGAGGAGAGGTTACTGAACTCGCCTCCTGTGGATGTTAAGGGGGTCAATGCGAATCCGTATTTGGTTGGAGATGAAGGGTACCCTCTGCTTCCTTGGTTGATCGTGCCTTTTGCTAATGCCACCACAGGATCATGCCAGGCTTATTTCAATGTGGCGCATAGTTTGATGCTTACGCCTGCCCTTAAAACTATTGCTAGTCTCAGGAATTGGGGTGTTTTAAGCAGACCAATAAAAGAGGATTTTAGGACCACCGTTGCTTACATAGGTGCTTGTTCGATTCTTCATAATGCCCTGCTAATGAGGGAGGACTATTCAGCATTGTGTAGTGAGTTAGGAGATAGCTCATCGCACGATCATCAGACACACCGTCTTCTGGATGCTGGTTCGGAGGTAAGTTCTGGACAAGGTCAGGTTCTGCGAGATGGATTGGCCACACTAGCGAAGGATTTCCATGACCAGAGTGATTCATTTAGTGGCCGGTCGTTCAGTGCATTTGTAGCTTGA
- the LOC104418722 gene encoding E3 ubiquitin-protein ligase MBR2 isoform X1 — translation MQGQNSNSDSVPDNFDANMGSFSHNNDLNQHSSLNNSSHLEGSRFPINMGSSSEATLVNTVGHGVEDFTGWSLGHPGSILHQESQAGHEDRKGKQLCTPSMSGEAGSSSAGRQFERPNAFLPGLRISNQIPAGPVSFRNSSTNADPWRPNMSERYAGHTAGPGSSASVPNNSCSPEVDDMISDIASSANFGSLSNIPGQMEERNNGSSSSMGYWGSSCKRKTFEGTSGHPHAGSSSGYYPQTEGVPWPPTGLSLSQPTSWNSPSAYYQEPLYPRTGIGMRESNPAPFSSSRVTGNSEIPLRNFSGQVSSGLQQESDPSRSARHANAFSLQQSHRSRRPNPLDPRLAFMVANNTHTPQTELNMRPPFGPSRNMDAVPWNATSASRSSNVSNSFLPEEVVVQEGVNFRSNSRSISDVPMFPLAEARMLQDPASWSSAGRNTGGLNGPPTVLVNASSSVRSSPPSRVPIQPPVSYGEQLLELAPWSLSPPVDGESSRRSSPLPSLPSNASSLQEIAVSTGANNQGNHPESTRSSSADRRLEGVHESWRALTANVEGRQRVVSEILQVLEAMQRGERVRAEDYVIFQPFLNNGFGEMHDRHRDMRLDVDNMSYEELLALEERIGDVSTGLSEETILKALKRQKKNVSVAGELPQDVEPCCICQEEYADGDDLGVLGCGHEFHADCIKQWLMRKNLCPICKTTGLPI, via the exons ATGCAAGGGCAGAATAGCAACAGCGATTCAGTCCCTGACAATTTTGATGCCAATATGGGGTCTTTTTCTCACAATAATGACCTGAATCAGCATTCTAGCCTGAACAACAGTTCACATCTGGAGGGTAGTCGTTTCCCGATTAATATGGGATCTTCTAGTGAAGCAACATTGGTGAATACGGTTGGTCATGGCGTTGAGGACTTTACTGGATGGAGTCTGGGTCATCCTGGCTCTATATTGCATCAGGAAAGCCAAGCTGGTCATGAAGATAGGAAAGGGAAACAGTTATGTACTCCTTCAATGAGTGGTGAAGCAGGTTCCAGTTCGGCTGGAAGGCAATTTGAACGGCCTAACGCATTTCTTCCGGGGTTGCGGATAAGTAATCAAATCCCTGCTGGCCCTGTAAGTTTTCGCAATTCAAGCACCAATGCTGATCCTTGGCGTCCAAATATGAGTGAGCGATATGCAGGTCATACTGCTGGACCTGGATCTTCTGCTAGTGTTCCCAATAACTCTTGTTCTCCAGAAGTTGACGATATGATTTCAGATATTGCTTCATCGGCTAATTTTGGGAGTTTATCTAATATCCCTGGTCAGATGGAGGAGAGAAATAATGGGTCAAGTTCTTCCATGGGGTACTGGGGATCATCATGCAAGAGAAAAACCTTTGAAGGGACTTCGGGACATCCCCACGCTGGTTCAAGTTCAGGTTACTATCCTCAGACCGAAGGTGTACCTTGGCCTCCTACTGGGCTGAGTTTATCTCAACCTACGTCATGGAATTCTCCCAGTGCTTATTATCAGGAGCCACTGTACCCCAGAACTGGGATTGGCATGAGAGAAAGCAACCCTGCCCCATTCTCTTCTTCAAGGGTCACAGGAAATAGCGAGATTCCACTGAGAAATTTCAGTGGGCAGGTAAGTTCAGGACTTCAGCAGGAGTCTGATCCATCGAGGAGTGCCAGGCATGCTAATGCCTTTTCTCTTCAGCAGTCACATAGATCTCGTCGGCCTAATCCTTTGGACCCAAGATTAGCATTTATGGTGGCAAACAATACGCACACCCCACAGAcagagttgaatatgagacccCCCTTTGGTCCATCGAGAAACATGGATGCTGTTCCCTGGAATGCCACTTCTGCATCGAGAAGTAGCAATGTTTCGAATTCTTTTCTTCCTGAAGAGGTAGTTGTCCAAGAGGGAGTAAATTTCAGAAGCAATTCAAGAAGCATTTCCGATGTTCCCATGTTTCCATTAGCTGAGGCCAGAATGCTGCAAGATCCAGCAAGTTGGAGTTCGGCGGGTAGAAACACAGGTGGTCTGAATGGTCCTCCTACTGTTCTTGTCAATGCCAGTTCAAGCGTCCGGTCTTCACCTCCTTCCCGGGTACCTATCCAACCACCAGTTTCATATGGGGAACAATTACTAGAATTGGCTCcttggtctctctctcctcctgttGATGGTGAGTCGAGCAGACGCAGTAGCCCCTTGCCCTCCCTCCCATCAAATGCATCTTCTTTGCAGGAGATAGCAGTCTCAACTGGAGCTAATAACCAAGGAAATCATCCGGAAAGCACAAGATCTTCCTCTGCAGACAGACGACTTGAAGGTGTGCATGAGTCCTGGCGTGCTTTAACAGCTAACGTAGAGGGGAGACAACGCGTTGTATCCGAG attcttcaagttttaGAAGCCATGCAAAGGGGAGAACGTGTACGAGCTGAG GATTACGTGATTTTTCAGCCCTTCTTAAATAATGGTTTCGGCGAGATGCACGACAGACATCGAGATATGCGCCTAGATGTTGATAACATGTCTTACGAG GAATTGTTAGCACTCGAAGAACGCATAGGAGATGTTAGCACTGGGCTGAGTGaggaaacaattttgaaggCCTTGAAGCGGCAGAAGAAGAATGTATCTGTTGCTGGAGAGCTCCCGCAGGATGTGGAGCCATGCTGTATTTGTCAG GAGGAATATGCTGATGGAGATGACCTCGGGGTACTCGGTTGTGGCCATGAATTTCATGCTGACTGCATCAAACAGTGGTTAATGCGCAAGAATCTTTGTCCAATCTGTAAAACCACAGGCTTACCTATATGA
- the LOC104418722 gene encoding E3 ubiquitin-protein ligase MBR2 isoform X3: MQGQNSNSDSVPDNFDANMGSFSHNNDLNQHSSLNNSSHLEGSRFPINMGSSSEATLVNTVGHGVEDFTGWSLGHPGSILHQESQAGHEDRKGKQLCTPSMSGEAGSSSAGRQFERPNAFLPGLRISNQIPAGPVSFRNSSTNADPWRPNMSERYAGHTAGPGSSASVPNNSCSPEVDDMISDIASSANFGSLSNIPGQMEERNNGSSSSMGYWGSSCKRKTFEGTSGHPHAGSSSGYYPQTEGVPWPPTGLSLSQPTSWNSPSAYYQEPLYPRTGIGMRESNPAPFSSSRVTGNSEIPLRNFSGQVSSGLQQESDPSRSARHANAFSLQQSHRSRRPNPLDPRLAFMVANNTHTPQTELNMRPPFGPSRNMDAVPWNATSASRSSNVSNSFLPEEVVVQEGVNFRSNSRSISDVPMFPLAEARMLQDPASWSSAGRNTGGLNGPPTVLVNASSSVRSSPPSREIAVSTGANNQGNHPESTRSSSADRRLEGVHESWRALTANVEGRQRVVSEILQVLEAMQRGERVRAEDYVIFQPFLNNGFGEMHDRHRDMRLDVDNMSYEELLALEERIGDVSTGLSEETILKALKRQKKNVSVAGELPQDVEPCCICQEEYADGDDLGVLGCGHEFHADCIKQWLMRKNLCPICKTTGLPI; this comes from the exons ATGCAAGGGCAGAATAGCAACAGCGATTCAGTCCCTGACAATTTTGATGCCAATATGGGGTCTTTTTCTCACAATAATGACCTGAATCAGCATTCTAGCCTGAACAACAGTTCACATCTGGAGGGTAGTCGTTTCCCGATTAATATGGGATCTTCTAGTGAAGCAACATTGGTGAATACGGTTGGTCATGGCGTTGAGGACTTTACTGGATGGAGTCTGGGTCATCCTGGCTCTATATTGCATCAGGAAAGCCAAGCTGGTCATGAAGATAGGAAAGGGAAACAGTTATGTACTCCTTCAATGAGTGGTGAAGCAGGTTCCAGTTCGGCTGGAAGGCAATTTGAACGGCCTAACGCATTTCTTCCGGGGTTGCGGATAAGTAATCAAATCCCTGCTGGCCCTGTAAGTTTTCGCAATTCAAGCACCAATGCTGATCCTTGGCGTCCAAATATGAGTGAGCGATATGCAGGTCATACTGCTGGACCTGGATCTTCTGCTAGTGTTCCCAATAACTCTTGTTCTCCAGAAGTTGACGATATGATTTCAGATATTGCTTCATCGGCTAATTTTGGGAGTTTATCTAATATCCCTGGTCAGATGGAGGAGAGAAATAATGGGTCAAGTTCTTCCATGGGGTACTGGGGATCATCATGCAAGAGAAAAACCTTTGAAGGGACTTCGGGACATCCCCACGCTGGTTCAAGTTCAGGTTACTATCCTCAGACCGAAGGTGTACCTTGGCCTCCTACTGGGCTGAGTTTATCTCAACCTACGTCATGGAATTCTCCCAGTGCTTATTATCAGGAGCCACTGTACCCCAGAACTGGGATTGGCATGAGAGAAAGCAACCCTGCCCCATTCTCTTCTTCAAGGGTCACAGGAAATAGCGAGATTCCACTGAGAAATTTCAGTGGGCAGGTAAGTTCAGGACTTCAGCAGGAGTCTGATCCATCGAGGAGTGCCAGGCATGCTAATGCCTTTTCTCTTCAGCAGTCACATAGATCTCGTCGGCCTAATCCTTTGGACCCAAGATTAGCATTTATGGTGGCAAACAATACGCACACCCCACAGAcagagttgaatatgagacccCCCTTTGGTCCATCGAGAAACATGGATGCTGTTCCCTGGAATGCCACTTCTGCATCGAGAAGTAGCAATGTTTCGAATTCTTTTCTTCCTGAAGAGGTAGTTGTCCAAGAGGGAGTAAATTTCAGAAGCAATTCAAGAAGCATTTCCGATGTTCCCATGTTTCCATTAGCTGAGGCCAGAATGCTGCAAGATCCAGCAAGTTGGAGTTCGGCGGGTAGAAACACAGGTGGTCTGAATGGTCCTCCTACTGTTCTTGTCAATGCCAGTTCAAGCGTCCGGTCTTCACCTCCTTCCCGG GAGATAGCAGTCTCAACTGGAGCTAATAACCAAGGAAATCATCCGGAAAGCACAAGATCTTCCTCTGCAGACAGACGACTTGAAGGTGTGCATGAGTCCTGGCGTGCTTTAACAGCTAACGTAGAGGGGAGACAACGCGTTGTATCCGAG attcttcaagttttaGAAGCCATGCAAAGGGGAGAACGTGTACGAGCTGAG GATTACGTGATTTTTCAGCCCTTCTTAAATAATGGTTTCGGCGAGATGCACGACAGACATCGAGATATGCGCCTAGATGTTGATAACATGTCTTACGAG GAATTGTTAGCACTCGAAGAACGCATAGGAGATGTTAGCACTGGGCTGAGTGaggaaacaattttgaaggCCTTGAAGCGGCAGAAGAAGAATGTATCTGTTGCTGGAGAGCTCCCGCAGGATGTGGAGCCATGCTGTATTTGTCAG GAGGAATATGCTGATGGAGATGACCTCGGGGTACTCGGTTGTGGCCATGAATTTCATGCTGACTGCATCAAACAGTGGTTAATGCGCAAGAATCTTTGTCCAATCTGTAAAACCACAGGCTTACCTATATGA
- the LOC104418722 gene encoding E3 ubiquitin-protein ligase MBR2 isoform X2, whose protein sequence is MQGQNSNSDSVPDNFDANMGSFSHNNDLNQHSSLNNSSHLEGSRFPINMGSSSEATLVNTVGHGVEDFTGWSLGHPGSILHQESQAGHEDRKGKQLCTPSMSGEAGSSSAGRQFERPNAFLPGLRISNQIPAGPVSFRNSSTNADPWRPNMSERYAGHTAGPGSSASVPNNSCSPEVDDMISDIASSANFGSLSNIPGQMEERNNGSSSSMGYWGSSCKRKTFEGTSGHPHAGSSSGYYPQTEGVPWPPTGLSLSQPTSWNSPSAYYQEPLYPRTGIGMRESNPAPFSSSRVTGNSEIPLRNFSGQVSSGLQQESDPSRSARHANAFSLQQSHRSRRPNPLDPRLAFMVANNTHTPQTELNMRPPFGPSRNMDAVPWNATSASRSSNVSNSFLPEEVVVQEGVNFRSNSRSISDVPMFPLAEARMLQDPASWSSAGRNTGGLNGPPTVLVNASSSVRSSPPSRVPIQPPVSYGEQLLELAPWSLSPPVDGESSRRSSPLPSLPSNASSLQEIAVSTGANNQGNHPESTRSSSADRRLEGVHESWRALTANVEGRQRVVSEILQVLEAMQRGERVRAEPFLNNGFGEMHDRHRDMRLDVDNMSYEELLALEERIGDVSTGLSEETILKALKRQKKNVSVAGELPQDVEPCCICQEEYADGDDLGVLGCGHEFHADCIKQWLMRKNLCPICKTTGLPI, encoded by the exons ATGCAAGGGCAGAATAGCAACAGCGATTCAGTCCCTGACAATTTTGATGCCAATATGGGGTCTTTTTCTCACAATAATGACCTGAATCAGCATTCTAGCCTGAACAACAGTTCACATCTGGAGGGTAGTCGTTTCCCGATTAATATGGGATCTTCTAGTGAAGCAACATTGGTGAATACGGTTGGTCATGGCGTTGAGGACTTTACTGGATGGAGTCTGGGTCATCCTGGCTCTATATTGCATCAGGAAAGCCAAGCTGGTCATGAAGATAGGAAAGGGAAACAGTTATGTACTCCTTCAATGAGTGGTGAAGCAGGTTCCAGTTCGGCTGGAAGGCAATTTGAACGGCCTAACGCATTTCTTCCGGGGTTGCGGATAAGTAATCAAATCCCTGCTGGCCCTGTAAGTTTTCGCAATTCAAGCACCAATGCTGATCCTTGGCGTCCAAATATGAGTGAGCGATATGCAGGTCATACTGCTGGACCTGGATCTTCTGCTAGTGTTCCCAATAACTCTTGTTCTCCAGAAGTTGACGATATGATTTCAGATATTGCTTCATCGGCTAATTTTGGGAGTTTATCTAATATCCCTGGTCAGATGGAGGAGAGAAATAATGGGTCAAGTTCTTCCATGGGGTACTGGGGATCATCATGCAAGAGAAAAACCTTTGAAGGGACTTCGGGACATCCCCACGCTGGTTCAAGTTCAGGTTACTATCCTCAGACCGAAGGTGTACCTTGGCCTCCTACTGGGCTGAGTTTATCTCAACCTACGTCATGGAATTCTCCCAGTGCTTATTATCAGGAGCCACTGTACCCCAGAACTGGGATTGGCATGAGAGAAAGCAACCCTGCCCCATTCTCTTCTTCAAGGGTCACAGGAAATAGCGAGATTCCACTGAGAAATTTCAGTGGGCAGGTAAGTTCAGGACTTCAGCAGGAGTCTGATCCATCGAGGAGTGCCAGGCATGCTAATGCCTTTTCTCTTCAGCAGTCACATAGATCTCGTCGGCCTAATCCTTTGGACCCAAGATTAGCATTTATGGTGGCAAACAATACGCACACCCCACAGAcagagttgaatatgagacccCCCTTTGGTCCATCGAGAAACATGGATGCTGTTCCCTGGAATGCCACTTCTGCATCGAGAAGTAGCAATGTTTCGAATTCTTTTCTTCCTGAAGAGGTAGTTGTCCAAGAGGGAGTAAATTTCAGAAGCAATTCAAGAAGCATTTCCGATGTTCCCATGTTTCCATTAGCTGAGGCCAGAATGCTGCAAGATCCAGCAAGTTGGAGTTCGGCGGGTAGAAACACAGGTGGTCTGAATGGTCCTCCTACTGTTCTTGTCAATGCCAGTTCAAGCGTCCGGTCTTCACCTCCTTCCCGGGTACCTATCCAACCACCAGTTTCATATGGGGAACAATTACTAGAATTGGCTCcttggtctctctctcctcctgttGATGGTGAGTCGAGCAGACGCAGTAGCCCCTTGCCCTCCCTCCCATCAAATGCATCTTCTTTGCAGGAGATAGCAGTCTCAACTGGAGCTAATAACCAAGGAAATCATCCGGAAAGCACAAGATCTTCCTCTGCAGACAGACGACTTGAAGGTGTGCATGAGTCCTGGCGTGCTTTAACAGCTAACGTAGAGGGGAGACAACGCGTTGTATCCGAG attcttcaagttttaGAAGCCATGCAAAGGGGAGAACGTGTACGAGCTGAG CCCTTCTTAAATAATGGTTTCGGCGAGATGCACGACAGACATCGAGATATGCGCCTAGATGTTGATAACATGTCTTACGAG GAATTGTTAGCACTCGAAGAACGCATAGGAGATGTTAGCACTGGGCTGAGTGaggaaacaattttgaaggCCTTGAAGCGGCAGAAGAAGAATGTATCTGTTGCTGGAGAGCTCCCGCAGGATGTGGAGCCATGCTGTATTTGTCAG GAGGAATATGCTGATGGAGATGACCTCGGGGTACTCGGTTGTGGCCATGAATTTCATGCTGACTGCATCAAACAGTGGTTAATGCGCAAGAATCTTTGTCCAATCTGTAAAACCACAGGCTTACCTATATGA
- the LOC104418719 gene encoding caffeoyl-CoA O-methyltransferase, with the protein MATAGEESQTQAGRHQEVGHKSLLQSDALYQYILETSVYPREPEPMKELRDITAKHPWNIMTTSADEGQFLNMLLKLINAKNTMEIGVFTGYSLLATALALPDDGKILAMDINRESYELGLPVIQKAGVADKIDFREGPALPILDQLIEDGKQGSFDFIFVDADKDNYLNYHKRLIELVKVGGLIGYDNTLWNGSVVAPPDAPLRKYVRYYRDFVLELNKALAADPRIEICMLPVGDGITLCRRIS; encoded by the exons ATGGCCACCGCCGGAGAGGAGAGCCAGACCCAAGCCGGGAGGCACCAGGAGGTTGGCCACAAGTCTCTCCTTCAGAGTGATGCTCTTTACCAA TATATTTTGGAGACCAGCGTGTACCCAAGAGAGCCTGAGCCCATGAAGGAGCTCAGGGACATAACAGCAAAACATCCATG gAACATAATGACAACATCAGCAGACGAAGGGCAGTTCTTGAACATGCTTCTCAAGCTCATCAACGCCAAGAACACCATGGAGATTGGTGTCTTCACTGGCTACTCTCTCCTCGCCACCGCTCTTGCTCTTCCTGATGACGGAAAG ATTTTGGCTATGGACATTAACAGAGAGAGCTATGAACTTGGCCTGCCGGTCATCCAAAAAGCCGGTGTTGCCGACAAGATTGACTTCAGAGAAGGCCCTGCTTTGCCTATTCTTGATCAGTTGATCGAAGAT GGGAAGCAAGGGTCGTTCGACTTCATATTCGTGGACGCGGACAAGGACAATTACCTCAACTACCACAAGAGGCTGATCGAGCTTGTCAAGGTTGGAGGCCTCATTGGCTACGACAACACCCTATGGAACGGCTCCGTGGTTGCGCCGCCGGACGCCCCGCTCAGGAAGTATGTGAGGTACTACAGGGATTTTGTGCTGGAGCTCAACAAGGCTCTTGCCGCTGATCCTAGGATTGAGATCTGCATGCTCCCCGTGGGTGATGGCATCACTCTCTGCCGTCGGATCAGCTGA
- the LOC104418722 gene encoding E3 ubiquitin-protein ligase MBR2 isoform X4, giving the protein MQGQNSNSDSVPDNFDANMGSFSHNNDLNQHSSLNNSSHLEGSRFPINMGSSSEATLVNTVGHGVEDFTGWSLGHPGSILHQESQAGHEDRKGKQLCTPSMSGEAGSSSAGRQFERPNAFLPGLRISNQIPAGPVSFRNSSTNADPWRPNMSERYAGHTAGPGSSASVPNNSCSPEVDDMISDIASSANFGSLSNIPGQMEERNNGSSSSMGYWGSSCKRKTFEGTSGHPHAGSSSGYYPQTEGVPWPPTGLSLSQPTSWNSPSAYYQEPLYPRTGIGMRESNPAPFSSSRVTGNSEIPLRNFSGQVSSGLQQESDPSRSARHANAFSLQQSHRSRRPNPLDPRLAFMVANNTHTPQTELNMRPPFGPSRNMDAVPWNATSASRSSNVSNSFLPEEVVVQEGVNFRSNSRSISDVPMFPLAEARMLQDPASWSSAGRNTGGLNGPPTVLVNASSSVRSSPPSREIAVSTGANNQGNHPESTRSSSADRRLEGVHESWRALTANVEGRQRVVSEILQVLEAMQRGERVRAEPFLNNGFGEMHDRHRDMRLDVDNMSYEELLALEERIGDVSTGLSEETILKALKRQKKNVSVAGELPQDVEPCCICQEEYADGDDLGVLGCGHEFHADCIKQWLMRKNLCPICKTTGLPI; this is encoded by the exons ATGCAAGGGCAGAATAGCAACAGCGATTCAGTCCCTGACAATTTTGATGCCAATATGGGGTCTTTTTCTCACAATAATGACCTGAATCAGCATTCTAGCCTGAACAACAGTTCACATCTGGAGGGTAGTCGTTTCCCGATTAATATGGGATCTTCTAGTGAAGCAACATTGGTGAATACGGTTGGTCATGGCGTTGAGGACTTTACTGGATGGAGTCTGGGTCATCCTGGCTCTATATTGCATCAGGAAAGCCAAGCTGGTCATGAAGATAGGAAAGGGAAACAGTTATGTACTCCTTCAATGAGTGGTGAAGCAGGTTCCAGTTCGGCTGGAAGGCAATTTGAACGGCCTAACGCATTTCTTCCGGGGTTGCGGATAAGTAATCAAATCCCTGCTGGCCCTGTAAGTTTTCGCAATTCAAGCACCAATGCTGATCCTTGGCGTCCAAATATGAGTGAGCGATATGCAGGTCATACTGCTGGACCTGGATCTTCTGCTAGTGTTCCCAATAACTCTTGTTCTCCAGAAGTTGACGATATGATTTCAGATATTGCTTCATCGGCTAATTTTGGGAGTTTATCTAATATCCCTGGTCAGATGGAGGAGAGAAATAATGGGTCAAGTTCTTCCATGGGGTACTGGGGATCATCATGCAAGAGAAAAACCTTTGAAGGGACTTCGGGACATCCCCACGCTGGTTCAAGTTCAGGTTACTATCCTCAGACCGAAGGTGTACCTTGGCCTCCTACTGGGCTGAGTTTATCTCAACCTACGTCATGGAATTCTCCCAGTGCTTATTATCAGGAGCCACTGTACCCCAGAACTGGGATTGGCATGAGAGAAAGCAACCCTGCCCCATTCTCTTCTTCAAGGGTCACAGGAAATAGCGAGATTCCACTGAGAAATTTCAGTGGGCAGGTAAGTTCAGGACTTCAGCAGGAGTCTGATCCATCGAGGAGTGCCAGGCATGCTAATGCCTTTTCTCTTCAGCAGTCACATAGATCTCGTCGGCCTAATCCTTTGGACCCAAGATTAGCATTTATGGTGGCAAACAATACGCACACCCCACAGAcagagttgaatatgagacccCCCTTTGGTCCATCGAGAAACATGGATGCTGTTCCCTGGAATGCCACTTCTGCATCGAGAAGTAGCAATGTTTCGAATTCTTTTCTTCCTGAAGAGGTAGTTGTCCAAGAGGGAGTAAATTTCAGAAGCAATTCAAGAAGCATTTCCGATGTTCCCATGTTTCCATTAGCTGAGGCCAGAATGCTGCAAGATCCAGCAAGTTGGAGTTCGGCGGGTAGAAACACAGGTGGTCTGAATGGTCCTCCTACTGTTCTTGTCAATGCCAGTTCAAGCGTCCGGTCTTCACCTCCTTCCCGG GAGATAGCAGTCTCAACTGGAGCTAATAACCAAGGAAATCATCCGGAAAGCACAAGATCTTCCTCTGCAGACAGACGACTTGAAGGTGTGCATGAGTCCTGGCGTGCTTTAACAGCTAACGTAGAGGGGAGACAACGCGTTGTATCCGAG attcttcaagttttaGAAGCCATGCAAAGGGGAGAACGTGTACGAGCTGAG CCCTTCTTAAATAATGGTTTCGGCGAGATGCACGACAGACATCGAGATATGCGCCTAGATGTTGATAACATGTCTTACGAG GAATTGTTAGCACTCGAAGAACGCATAGGAGATGTTAGCACTGGGCTGAGTGaggaaacaattttgaaggCCTTGAAGCGGCAGAAGAAGAATGTATCTGTTGCTGGAGAGCTCCCGCAGGATGTGGAGCCATGCTGTATTTGTCAG GAGGAATATGCTGATGGAGATGACCTCGGGGTACTCGGTTGTGGCCATGAATTTCATGCTGACTGCATCAAACAGTGGTTAATGCGCAAGAATCTTTGTCCAATCTGTAAAACCACAGGCTTACCTATATGA